The genome window gaaaattcaacaacttAGTTGCTCTCAGTAATTCTGTGGATCCTTTCCATAACTATAGGAATATCCTGCTTTGTCAATGTTGTGAAGCAACATCTAAACCATCCAGGTTCAATACAGTGGCATGATGACCCAGGTGTCACATTAATCTTAGCTTCATTCAACAGCTTATCCCACAGCTTAAGCTCCCCTTTCTCATTATATGATTGAATAAACATACTCATGTCTGCCCAACAATAGAACCCACCACTGCTACTAGCACACTTGATACCCAACCGTTTCAGTCCATCAACAAATAAGGCATGCATGTCACATAACTGCTCCTTGTTTACCTTGAGATATTCTGTAATGAATTTTGTATTCGAGAGAATTGAAATAAGTAAACATTGGGTAGGAGTCGAAATGGATGAGAACCTGGCCAGCTTTGACGCAGCAGCCAGGACATTTTCATTGTAAGAGTAGATGACCCCGATCCTAAAGCCTGGAACACAAAGATCTTTTGACAGTCCATATATTATATGAACTCTTCTCCTATCAAAGTTTTCTGAATCTAGAACTTCAGCCACACTTACAAATCTATCATTCCCATATGTTGATCCAGCAAAGACTTCATCTGAAATCAGATGTATGTTTTTCTCCATGACAAAGTCCAGAAGATCATATAGTGTTTCCCGATCTATTAGATTACCAACTGGGTTGGAGGGGTTAGAGACAAGAACAGCACAAACTTTCACACCTCGCTTCTTTGCTTGGTTGTATGCTAGTTCAAGAGCAGCGATACTTATGCTGAAGTTATCGGTGCTTCTGCAAGGAACAGGAATAAGTTCTATCCCAGTTCGCCACTTGATATCCCTATCCCACCTGCATTGGATGCTTCTTAGTTTCGTGTTTACTTGTAATAATGAAAATTTTCTTAGAGGATAAAATAATAATTACCCAGGGTAATAAGGTGATGGAACAAGAAATGCATTTCCAGGGTCAGCCAGACAGAAACTTAGTGTCTCAACTGCAGGAGTAGCACCTGCAGTTAACACAATTTGTGATGGATGGAATGAAACTGATCCCTGCATGACTTGACCCATAAATTCAGCAACAGCCTGTTGAAAAACAATGAACAATCTCAAGATGATGTTAGATTTATATGCCagattttaaaaagaaaaatcagattaacaaaataataatattaacatgaaaaataataataataataaaatatcatggCCAGATATAAAATTGGACATAAGACAATGATCCACTTGCAAACTGGAATAGATATAGAAAACTCTTGGGTAGTGATTTACGAATTTGACATGTATGATCGCTTACCTAAGATAATAACTCAAGCAAATTTCACAAGCAAGAAATCAGCTGTGATATGTATAAAGGCAgtcatacaaaaatataaaaaatcacatAATGGGCAACGAAATGTACGCATGGCTTGAATATTTTTTTGGCCTATGTTGTAGATATTCTTCATGGGTAGAAAGTTATTTCAGAAAGTAAAATCTGCCATCCAAATCTTAAAGTTATAGCATTCACAACAAGACTAACTCAAAAACATTCACAATTCTCGAAAATAAAATAACAGATTGCAAATGCAGATCGTGCAGGTGTCTAATACACCTATATTTGTTAAcatctataaatataaaattctagATGCAGCTTTCTAAGGTTGACACAACTGTGTGAAGTGTGTTAAAGCGGTCTCTGCAACATCTGTCTGttaacataaaaaaaatcatctacaTGGATATTGCTTAATAATTCAGTTTGCTCCTACGATTGGCTTTAAGAAGCTTTCAATTCGTGGAAGGATATGGCTGATGAGATATGTTTTGCTTTATAAGACAACATGTTCTCATACGAATCAGATTTCTGAAATTAATTCACAACATTTGTTATGCCATCATCTTTTTACCAGATGTGTATTCATTATACTACTGCAAAGAAAGACATGCACCGACATTGCATAATCATTTGGTTTGCTCCTACAATTGGATTTAAGAAGCTTTCAATTCGTGGAAGGATATGGCTGATGAGATATGTTTTGCTTTATAAGACAACATGTTCTCGTACGAATCAGATTTCTGAAATTAATTCACAACATTTGTTATGCCATGCCATCATCTTTTCACCAGAAGAAGTGTATTCATTATACTTCTACAAAGAAAGACATGCACAGATATTGCCTAATCATTCGGTTTGCTCCTACAATTGGATTTAAGAAGCTTTCAATTCGTGGAAGGATATGGCTGATGAGATACGTTTTGCTTCATAAGGCAACATGTTGTCGTACGAATCAGATTTCTGAAATTAATTCACAACATTTGTTATGCCATCAACTTTTTATCAGAATATGTGTATTCATTATACTACTACAAAGAAAGAAATGCATACAAATTATCTTAACTTTGCATCTAGTTTTactaaagaacaaaaagaggaatATTTGATGAGGACCAAATTGATGGGCAGCAAAAGGGAGATCGGTGGTCGTCTATTATGTTTCCATGCTCAGTTTCCCATTAGCTTTTACATCATAAACCGTATTGAAAATTTCGCCAAATCTATTAGAAACACAGACTTGAAGAATGTGCACCAATATTAACAAGATTAATGAAATTAATCGACTTAGAAAACGAAAGCAGAGAACTTTTACTCACCATCTTCAAATCCATCAATCCATCATAAGGCTGATACGTCGCCAATCCGTGGATACTCAACTCTCCTTCCTCATCTAACAGCAATGGCTCCTTTACATTACCGACCAACCAATCTCGGATCATATCCAACGACAACTGTACCGAAGACGAGCACCAAACGGTAGGCCAAATCCTTTTATATCGGCCATCCAAATAGTAAAAAACTGAGGGAAGGAAGAACACCCACCCAATTCTCGGCCAACCCGAGCTGCATGAAGCCACGGGGATTGGACGAGTGATGGTAAGGATCCTCGGCGCACCTCTTAAGGCCGACGTAGTAGGGGTTGTCATCATCCCGGGCGACGGAAGCACCGCGCGATGACAGACGCGCGGGCCCGGATGAGCCGCGGGGCGAGAGGAGGCTCCTAGAGAGCGAACGAGGCATGGGAGCGAGCTCGGGCAGgttggaggcggaggaggagcggCGGTCGCGGCGGATGTAGAGCTGGAGGAAGTAGAAGAGGGCGCAGGGGATGAGGGAGCCGAGGACGAGGCCACCTCTCCCCTGCACCACAGCCTGGAGCGGGACTATGACGCGCATAGCGTCAGGCGAACCCTACTCCTCCTCCTGGTGTTTCTTCCTCTAGCCGACGGGTGCCTGCGGGGCGGGGCGGGGCGGGCGACGTAATGGGTTAACGGCCGAGGGGGGGAGGAGAGAGGAGGAGCGGTATTGCATCCATGGATGGAGCGAGCGGAGGAAGGCCTCTTTATGAGGATGTTGGGATTGGGGTGGGTTGGGGTTCGGCGAAGATAATTAGGCGAATGTGTGCCGCTAGTTCTGCTGACGAGGGAGCAATTTGAACATTTCTTTGGCTTGTTTGCTAAATCTTCCCCATTTATCAGGCAATATTTCTTATTTTCTGATGAGGGAGCATTGCACCGTCGAACGGAGCTCTAAGTAAGTCTTGGTATCCGTCTAGAAGACGATTGGGTGTATGTCTTCCGATCATCCTCAAGATTGCTCCACAATCAATTCGATTTGAACGAGTCTGACTTAGGCTTCAATTATACCCATTCAAAACCCAGATTAAGCCCACGTGTGACCAACCCCAATAAGATACGAGCCTGACCACACCAACCTCAAACCCAAATACGGGCTTCAATTACAGTCATTAGCGGGCTCCAAATACGATATGAGCATGATCACACCAATCCCAATAAGACTTGGCTCCGACTATGCTTATCCAAGAGTAAAAAAATTATGACATCACAATTATTGAATCATTTTTAGAATCATtaacaaaaaataacataaaaatcgATTGAACCATCTTGAAGCACCTTATGCATTTCTAATCGAGCAAAACATCTCTTTATACATTATACATTTACACAATACATACATACGAGGGTTTGATACACTCCAACAAACCAAAATAACATCTCCTCATGTATTATGATGCGTAAAGACAAAAAAGACACCAACGTGT of Musa acuminata AAA Group cultivar baxijiao chromosome BXJ2-3, Cavendish_Baxijiao_AAA, whole genome shotgun sequence contains these proteins:
- the LOC135607299 gene encoding 1-aminocyclopropane-1-carboxylate synthase 6-like; translated protein: MRVIVPLQAVVQGRGGLVLGSLIPCALFYFLQLYIRRDRRSSSASNLPELAPMPRSLSRSLLSPRGSSGPARLSSRGASVARDDDNPYYVGLKRCAEDPYHHSSNPRGFMQLGLAENWLSLDMIRDWLVGNVKEPLLLDEEGELSIHGLATYQPYDGLMDLKMAVAEFMGQVMQGSVSFHPSQIVLTAGATPAVETLSFCLADPGNAFLVPSPYYPGWDRDIKWRTGIELIPVPCRSTDNFSISIAALELAYNQAKKRGVKVCAVLVSNPSNPVGNLIDRETLYDLLDFVMEKNIHLISDEVFAGSTYGNDRFVSVAEVLDSENFDRRRVHIIYGLSKDLCVPGFRIGVIYSYNENVLAAASKLARFSSISTPTQCLLISILSNTKFITEYLKVNKEQLCDMHALFVDGLKRLGIKCASSSGGFYCWADMSMFIQSYNEKGELKLWDKLLNEAKINVTPGSSCHCIEPGWFRCCFTTLTKQDIPIVMERIHRITESN